From a region of the Sminthopsis crassicaudata isolate SCR6 chromosome 6, ASM4859323v1, whole genome shotgun sequence genome:
- the LOC141546507 gene encoding olfactory receptor 5D18-like codes for MVTSEANQSSVATFVLLGFSDYPDLQVPLFLVFLIIYSITVVGNLGMIGIIQINSKLHTPMYFFLSHLSFVDFCYSSIIAPKMLVDLLKEDRSISFSGCLVQFFFFCTFVVTESFLLAVMAYDRFVAICNPLLYTVAMSQKLCALLVAGSYTWGIICSLLLTCSAIQLLFYGSNTINHFFCEFSSVLTLSYSDTYLNQMLLFISATFNEVSTLLIILASYVFIFVTVLKMNSSSGRRKAFSTCASHLMAITIFHGTILFLYCVPNSRNSRHTVKVASVFYTVVIPMLNPLIYSLRNKDVKETVIKLMEIKVSSP; via the coding sequence ATGGTGACCAGTGAGGCAAATCAAAGTTCTGTTGCAACATTTGTCCTCTTGGGTTTCTCAGATTATCCAGACCTTCAAGTGCCCCTCTTCCTGGTGTTCCTGATCATATATTCTATAACTGTGGTGGGAAATCTAGGAATGATTGGCATCATCCAAATCAACTCCAAACTTCACACTCCCATGTACTTTTTCCTCAGTCATTTGTCCTTTGTGGATTTTTGTTATTCTTCCATCATTGCTCCCAAGATGTTGGTGGACTTACTTAAAGAGGACCGCAGCATCTCATTCTCTGGGTGTTtggtacaattttttttcttttgtacattTGTAGTGACTGAGTCCTTCCTGCTGGCAGTGATGGCTTATGACCGTTTTGTGGCTATTTGCAATCCTTTGCTGTATACAGTTGCCATGTCTCAGAAACTTTGTGCCCTATTGGTGGCTGGGTCATATACATGGGGTATAATCTGTTCTCTTCTACTCACGTGTTCTGctatacaattattattttatggttCAAACACAATTAATCACTTTTTCTGTGAGTTCTCATCAGTTCTTACACTCTCTTATTCTGATACATATTTGAACCAAATGCTACTTTTCATCTCTGCCACTTTTAATGAAGTAAGCACACTTTTGATTATCCTAGCCTCTTACGTATTCATTTTTGTCACTGTCCTAAAGATGAATTCATCCAGTGGACGACGGAAAGCTTTCTCCACATGTGCTTCTCACCTAATGGCTATCACCATATTTCATGGGACCATCCTCTTTCTCTATTGTGTTCCAAACTCCAGAAACTCTCGACACACTGTGAAAGTAGCTTCTGTGTTTTATACAGTGGTAATTCCCATGCTCAATCCTCTAATATACAGTCTGAGGAACAAAGATGTAAAAGAAACAGTCATCAAATTAATGGAAATTAAAGTATCTTCTCCATGA